Sequence from the Luteibacter aegosomaticola genome:
GGTGCGTTCCCGCTCGACCAGCCCGCGCCGGCCTCGCAGGCCGATTTGTGCAGCTTCGCAAGTCTTGCCGGTTGTCCGGCGGTAAGCATCCCCATGGGCACGCTACCCAACGGTATGCCCATCGGCATGCAGCTCGTGGGTGCCCGCGGTTCCGATCTGCGCCTGCTCGAACTGGCAGCGGTGTGCGCCTCGTCCCTGGACGCCGAGCCGAGCTACCCCGTAGAACCCAAATAAAGATCCTACAGGGGCTGTAAGCGCCTCAAGGCGACGGTGCGGCGGTATAGGTCCACTGCACGATATCCCGCGAGAGCTTGTCCATGGCGCGGCCAAAGGCCTGGACCACCTGCGGGACCTCTTTCCCATCGACGGGCTCGCGTACCTCGAAGCGCTGGCTCGCGACGATCGCGTGCTTGCGCGAGTTGGCGAGCATCGCGTCAAAGCGGACGACGACGACCGGCTTGCCGTCGGCATAGTCGGTCTGGAAATCGGCCAGGTTCCCGCCCAGCTCGTAATCCGCCGCGAGGTTACTGTCGTCCGTACTGAGCGCGGGCACCCGGCCGCTGTCGCGGAACGCGTCGGCCAGACGGTCGCGGAACAGGTGCGGCGCGCTGTCGTTCCAGCGTGCGCCGGCGTACACCGTGATCGTGTTGCTGGAAGGCACGACGGCGATCCGCGCGTTATCGATCGAACGGGGCGCATTGGGCGTCGCGATGCGCAGCGCCCACGGCACCGGCGCAGTGGCCATCGGCCGCCCACCCGGCGACGCGGGCAAGGTGTACACGCTCGGCTGTTCCGCCTTCGGCAGGATCGAGCAACCCGCAAGGGCGGCGAATACAAAGGGAAGGACGAACCGTGCGCGGCTCATGGGGTGAACTCCTTGGTTTTCTCGCGTCCAAACAGGTAGCCGCTGGGGTTTTCATCCAGGCGCCGGGTGATCGAGCGCAGCGATGAAAGCGTATCGCGCAGTTCGCGCAGGGCCGGCGCGAGGTCGCCCAGGCTGGCCGCGCCGCCGTTCAACGCATCGCTGTTGTCGTTGATGAGGCGATCGATCGACGCCATCGAATGTTCCAGCGAGGCCATGGCGCGCTGGGCACTTTCCAGCGTGGCCTTGCCCTGGCCTTCGACCAGGCCGTTGGCGTTATGAACCAGCGTCTTGCTTTCGGCCAGCGTTTCATTCGCCTGCTTCGTCGCGATATCGAGTTGCTTGATCAACGAGCGTATGTCCTCGCGTTCGTCAGCGATGACGCCCGTGGTCTTATCCAGGTGATCCAGCGTCCGCTCGATACGGTGCACGTTTTCAGGCGAGAGGAGCTCGCTCGCATGCGCGGCGGCCTGGTTGATGTTGGTGATCAGGTCTTCGCTGTTGGATAACAGCTTGGCGAGCTGTGAGGTATCCGCGGTGATGATCGGCACCTCGCCGTCGTGCCCCACCAGCAGCGGGCTATCCGGGGACCCACCCGACAGCTGGATGATCGCGACCCCGGTGACGCCGGTGAGCGCGAGTTTCGCGTGGGTATCCTTGCGGAGCGGGGTATCCCCACTGACCCGGATGCGGGCGAGCACGCGGCGCGGATCGTTCGGATCCAGACGCAACAGGTTCACGTCGCCCAGCCGGATGCCGTTGTACTGGACCGCCGAGCCTCGCGAGAGGCCCGTGACCGCCTCGTTGAAGACCACGTCGTAGTAGTTCCACTCCTGGTCGGAGTGGGCCTTGGCCAGCCAGACGCCGAAGAGCAGGCCGCCGACGACGATGATGACGGTGAACAGGCCGATAAGGATGTGGTGGGCTCGGGTTTCCATGGGTATCAGTCCTTGCCTTGGTGGGCGGCGAAGGTGGCCGCGCGGCCGCGCGGTCCGTTGAAGTACGCCTGCACCCAGGGATCGTCGGTGCGGGCCACTTCGTCGATCGGGCCTACGGCCAGTACGCGGCGCTGGGAAAGCACCGCGACGCGGTCGCAGGTGGAATACAAGGTGTCGAGGTCATGGGTGACGAGGAACACGGTAAGCCCCAGCGCATCGCGCAGGGTCACGATCAGGCTATCGAACGCCGCGGCGCTGATCGGATCCAGGCCGGCGGTCGGCTCATCGAGGAAGAGGATTTCCGGATCGAGCGCGCGCGCGCGGGCCAGTGCGGCACGCTTGATCATGCCGCCGGAAAGTTCCGACGGCCATTTGCGCCCGGCATCCACCGGCAGGCCGGACAGTGCCAGCTTCACCCCCGCCAGTCGGGTGGCATCGGCGCGGTCGAGCTTCGCGTGCTCCACCAGCGGCAGGGCGACGTTCTCGGCCACGGTAAGCGACGAGAACAGTGC
This genomic interval carries:
- a CDS encoding ABC-type transport auxiliary lipoprotein family protein, producing MSRARFVLPFVFAALAGCSILPKAEQPSVYTLPASPGGRPMATAPVPWALRIATPNAPRSIDNARIAVVPSSNTITVYAGARWNDSAPHLFRDRLADAFRDSGRVPALSTDDSNLAADYELGGNLADFQTDYADGKPVVVVRFDAMLANSRKHAIVASQRFEVREPVDGKEVPQVVQAFGRAMDKLSRDIVQWTYTAAPSP
- a CDS encoding ABC transporter ATP-binding protein, with protein sequence MNAETVIQVKGLTNRFGTQTVHENLDLDVRRGEIIGIVGGSGTGKSVLLRTIIGLVRPVAGEVRVFGENLLSLPEEKRSLVERRFGVLFQSGALFSSLTVAENVALPLVEHAKLDRADATRLAGVKLALSGLPVDAGRKWPSELSGGMIKRAALARARALDPEILFLDEPTAGLDPISAAAFDSLIVTLRDALGLTVFLVTHDLDTLYSTCDRVAVLSQRRVLAVGPIDEVARTDDPWVQAYFNGPRGRAATFAAHQGKD
- a CDS encoding MlaD family protein; this encodes METRAHHILIGLFTVIIVVGGLLFGVWLAKAHSDQEWNYYDVVFNEAVTGLSRGSAVQYNGIRLGDVNLLRLDPNDPRRVLARIRVSGDTPLRKDTHAKLALTGVTGVAIIQLSGGSPDSPLLVGHDGEVPIITADTSQLAKLLSNSEDLITNINQAAAHASELLSPENVHRIERTLDHLDKTTGVIADEREDIRSLIKQLDIATKQANETLAESKTLVHNANGLVEGQGKATLESAQRAMASLEHSMASIDRLINDNSDALNGGAASLGDLAPALRELRDTLSSLRSITRRLDENPSGYLFGREKTKEFTP